In the genome of Dermacentor variabilis isolate Ectoservices chromosome 5, ASM5094787v1, whole genome shotgun sequence, one region contains:
- the LOC142583498 gene encoding beta-1,4-mannosyl-glycoprotein 4-beta-N-acetylglucosaminyltransferase-like, translating into MARDSRSFYRTKEFKVIAFAIVSSVIFTYGTMELLIVPDPQNAADVERPCRSSLPANYTVPAAVLNANGFMELYRSGILRRRRCRRTVINLLLFHNEVDLLEVRLRELGDAVDHFVVLESTRNFRMHKRNLLLKPLLNTPRFQPFRDSLVYDYNADYPDFPEHADPRSVRMALHRIFMDELMATFTKSFLHIDDDAWILFNSADEIPSASVVDFLSHHDGIPDVVAFGYAKSVYSFRMPHAQGLSRERTASTWRCLRDDLATSLDALRFATAQAVAEPWALGTREQPAGWHCSWCLGPAGVLAKIASEPEAINRSVDAELTERLMRTGRLYSGELVASSEPEKSRFVLPAFVKKNPGNFKNILLSMSRDQA; encoded by the coding sequence CAGTGTCATTTTCACGTACGGAACCATGGAACTGCTTATCGTGCCGGACCCGCAAAACGCCGCCGATGTCGAGCGCCCCTGCCGAAGCTCGCTTCCGGCGAACTACACTGTCCCGGCCGCTGTGCTCAACGCCAACGGCTTCATGGAGTTGTACCGCAGCGGCATCTTAAGGCGTCGACGATGCCGACGCACTGTCATCAACCTCTTGCTGTTCCACAACGAGGTGGACTTACTCGAAGTGCGTCTACGTGAGCTGGGCGATGCCGTGGACCATTTCGTCGTGCTCGAGAGCACGAGGAACTTCCGGATGCACAAACGAAACCTGCTCCTCAAACCTCTGCTGAACACGCCGCGGTTCCAACCGTTCCGGGATAGTCTCGTCTACGACTACAACGCGGATTACCCCGACTTTCCCGAACACGCCGACCCTCGCTCCGTCCGCATGGCTCTACATCGCATTTTCATGGACGAGCTAATGGCCACTTTCACAAAGTCCTTCCTGCACATCGACGACGATGCCTGGATCCTGTTCAACAGCGCCGACGAGATACCCAGCGCGTCTGTGGTCGACTTCCTGAGCCACCACGATGGAATACCTGACGTCGTCGCCTTCGGATACGCGAAGAGCGTCTACAGCTTCCGAATGCCGCATGCGCAGGGTTTGTCGAGGGAGCGGACAGCCAGTACGTGGCGCTGCCTCCGCGATGACTTGGCTACCTCGCTGGACGCGCTTCGGTTCGCTACCGCGCAGGCGGTGGCGGAACCGTGGGCGCTGGGGACGCGTGAGCAACCGGCCGGATGGCACTGCTCCTGGTGCCTCGGTCCAGCGGGAGTCTTGGCCAAGATAGCGAGTGAGCCCGAGGCCATCAACCGCTCCGTCGACGCGGAGCTCACTGAGCGCTTGATGAGAACGGGACGTCTTTACAGCGGCGAACTCGTGGCCAGTTCCGAGCCCGAGAAATCGCGCTTCGTCCTTCCGGCCTTCGTCAAGAAAAACCCAGGGAACTTCAAGAACATACTGCTTTCCATGTCGCGAGATCAAGCATAG